Within Agarivorans litoreus, the genomic segment GCGAGCGTTATGAGCGCAGTGAGTTGGTGCTGGTTGATGATCTGTACTTTGAGCAACAGTCTATTGAAAAAGCGATTATTGCTTTAGTGGCTAAGTTATTTGTTGAACCCGCTATTGTGGTGGTAAGTGGTTGGCACTTTGCTTCAGCTTCAGCGATTAAAATGCTACAAGCTTTAGTCTCTAGCCAACTTGGTGTACCGGTATTAGTGCTTATCTCTGTTGATACCCAATATGCCTTAGCGAATCGCCAAGATGATGAAGCTTGGGAAGGTTTTTTAGATTGGTTGGACGATAGCACCTTGTTGCATAAAGTGCCTGCTAGTCAATCTCCTCTTAAAGTTCATTGGCACTATCGAGACTGCGTAAAAAGTGCTGAGTCTTTAGTGGCTGAAAACATTGCATTCATGGCATGGCCAGAGGCTGAAGTGGCCGCACGCTTAATGTTAGAGTCCAGCGACTTGGAAAGCAGTTTAAAAGTAAGGCTGCAGTTATCACTGGCAGAGGCTTTACTTTATCAAGGAGAGTTAAACGCCGCGGTGACTGAGTTAGAGCTATTACAAGTTTTCCAAGAGTCGCTAAATAATACTTATGATAAGGTTCGCTTGTTAAATCTGCTCAGCGTTATCTTAGTGCAGCAGCAGAGCTTTGAAGAGGCAATGCAATGCTCAGAAGCGGCATTAGAGCAAGCTAATCAGGCGACTAATGGGCATTTGGTAGCACAGTCACTGTTTGTTAATTTTTATGCGCATGATAAGTCTTCTACCCCTCTTAAGCTGGATGCGTTTGTGCATCTAGACAGAGAACTACAGCAATACAACATGGATTGCTCGCGTCTTTATGCTTTACGCAACTACTACACCTATTTACGTTTTTACGAAGATCTAGATTCAAGTATTGCATTAGATTTTACCCAAAAAGCAGTAAAGCTAGCGCGCAGAATCGGCCACCGACAAGGTATCGCTGCCAGCTATCATAGTAAGGGTATTATTTACTCTTATATCAGCCGCTACCATGCAACCTTCAGGTGTTTTGCCATCAGTTCGCGAATTCGTGAAGAGCTTGGTGAAGGTAGCGAACGAGTACGCATGTATAACGGCACTGGTTACTTCAATACTCTGCTAGAAAATTATACAGAAGCTCAACAACAGTATTTAGCCGCTTATGATATCGCTCGCCATACCGGCGATTACTCTGAACTGGTTGTGACCTTATATAACTTTGCTTGGTTATATTTTTGTACCCGAGATTACCAACAAGCTTGTGATGTGTTAGAGCAGCTGGTGAGAATTTGTCGAATTAGACAAATGACCCATTTTCCATTTAGAAATCTTTATGACGTATTTAGCCTAAAAGGTTTTTGTCATTCTAAGCTAGGAGAGCGAGCTCGTGCTCAGCAGTGTTTAGAACGTATGCAAGGGCTACCTTTTAAGCCCTCAGGTACCGGTGCATTTTTAAAAGCCTTGCTACAAGGTGCGTTAGAAGTTGCAGACGGTCGCTTGACCAGTGCTGAGAAAATATTTGAAGAAGCGCCTGCTTTACTCGGCGAAGTGGTCGACATGGATAGCCGTTTGTTGCCGCAATGCAGCACCGAGCTATTAGAGGTGTATAGCCGCCGGGGTAAATGGCAAGCTTGTGATAATTTGTTAGGCAATAGCTTAGCCATGTGTGAAGTGCTTCTTCTACCGCGCTTCACCGAGATCTTTAATGGTATAAAAAAAATAATTGATAAACGCGAAGAGTTTTACGCTAAAGACATTGATAAATACCCGCTGGCACCGATTCATTTGAATCTAGATGACTTAGTACGCAATGCTAAGCAAGATACGCAGCTGCGCCAAGTGCAACAGCGCTTGCGAGAAATGCAATTAATTAGTCGTATGCAATCATTGCCTGAACGCTTTGAGAGTACTGTTGATTTAGCGGTAGAAAGTCTTAAATTGGTGTGTGGTAACTTCACGGTGCAAGTGGGAATGGTACACCATCTCGCTAGTGAAGGTTGGGATGAATGGGCACATGTAGGGAAGTTACTAAGTAGAGAGCAAGTAGAGCAATACTTAGCGCATGTTAAAGATAATCACAGCACTTGGATTAACAATAGCTTTAGTTCAAAGGGCGAAGACGGTAAACGTGCTACGTATAACTCGGTTGCTTGTTTGCCAATATTTGTAGATGAGCATTTATACGGCGCCTTAACGTTATGTAATTTTAACAGCAATCGTTATTTTGACCGTCAAGACCAAGATACGCTCAATCTAATTAGTCGCCAGTTAGGTAGCCAACTACAGCAGTTAAAGCATCGCGAAAATCTTCTTAAAATGTCAACTACCGACTCGCTCACCGGGCTGTTAAACCGGCAAGCCTTATTAGCCCGATTAGAACAAGAACTGGTGATGTTTGAGCAGCAAGCCGACACTTATCATTGTTCTTTGGCATACATCGATTTAGATAATTTTAAAATTGTAAACGACTTATTAGGTCATGATGTTGGTGACAAAGTGTTAAGCGCATTTTCAGATTTATTGGTAGATACCATGCGCGCTGGCGACATAGTTGCTCGATGGGGGGGAGATGAATTTGTGGTGGTGTTCCCTAGCGCTAAGCACGATCAAGCCAAACTTACTGCTGAGCGCTTATTAGCTAATTTACACAAGAAAAACTACTTCAAAGACCAGTTACGCGATTGGGCTGAAAAACCTGATTTAGTGGATAGTTTACCCGACCTTAGTTGCTCAATTGGTATTACCGATTGCGGTGGGGTAGAACACAGTGATTTAAATGAAGATTGGCTATTAAAACAAGCCGACCGAGCTTTATATCGCGCGAAGGCAGAAGGTAAAGGTCGGGTGAGTGTAATGAGTTTAAGTAAAGAGTTTGAGCTGGACTAGAAAAGGAATGAGACGAAAAAGCGTTGATATGTGGTAGCAACACTTTTTTATTGTCTTAACTGTATTAGTGCTTAACTTAACTGGCAAGGCATTATGTTCTCGTGCTGGCTTCTCAATGGTATTGATAGAGTAATATTTAGGGCTATTTACTACCCAGAATAATTATTCTATTATGCTGATGATTTATTGAAGTGTCCTTCAAGCTCAATTTGCATAAGCTTTAAAGTAGTGTCAAATATCCCGTTGCGTTGTTCAGGTACTTCACATCTAAGTCCTCAATCGAAGATCAATGGATAACAAGTAATGGAAGCAGATTACGCCAGCCTAGGTCGGCTTAATCCTAAAGATAAGGAATTTGCAAGCTCAACTATTCAGGCAAATTCCTGTTATCGTACTCACCGTATGTTTTATACAGCCTGGCACGAACGCTATTTATTTGCTACTAAGCTCCAACCTGCCTGCAAAAGCATCCTTTTAATTGCAACTAAAGCTTTCAAACAAATAACACTTATTGATCTCCCTGCAAGCACAGTGGCGTCATGGAAAGCGGCTCGTTTGTCTACCCATCAATATGCCTCTTCTCATTTGGGTTCTAAAGTTGATTCAGTAATTAGATCTGCTCTAAGGTGGTGTCTAGGCACTTTATGTATCAAGGGCCTTGTTAACTGTTATACAGTGGCTATTTTGGTTTTATATCGGCAACAGAGCACAGG encodes:
- a CDS encoding diguanylate cyclase, which encodes MKRLSIDWQRALGGATSFSFFQSSDPDDLARCTSDFAEQQGIPLYMISLNNLSAYSPYSSLFSLLIRRFEQSKLSAEELAASVTDFVPLQQSLCAMLKGERYERSELVLVDDLYFEQQSIEKAIIALVAKLFVEPAIVVVSGWHFASASAIKMLQALVSSQLGVPVLVLISVDTQYALANRQDDEAWEGFLDWLDDSTLLHKVPASQSPLKVHWHYRDCVKSAESLVAENIAFMAWPEAEVAARLMLESSDLESSLKVRLQLSLAEALLYQGELNAAVTELELLQVFQESLNNTYDKVRLLNLLSVILVQQQSFEEAMQCSEAALEQANQATNGHLVAQSLFVNFYAHDKSSTPLKLDAFVHLDRELQQYNMDCSRLYALRNYYTYLRFYEDLDSSIALDFTQKAVKLARRIGHRQGIAASYHSKGIIYSYISRYHATFRCFAISSRIREELGEGSERVRMYNGTGYFNTLLENYTEAQQQYLAAYDIARHTGDYSELVVTLYNFAWLYFCTRDYQQACDVLEQLVRICRIRQMTHFPFRNLYDVFSLKGFCHSKLGERARAQQCLERMQGLPFKPSGTGAFLKALLQGALEVADGRLTSAEKIFEEAPALLGEVVDMDSRLLPQCSTELLEVYSRRGKWQACDNLLGNSLAMCEVLLLPRFTEIFNGIKKIIDKREEFYAKDIDKYPLAPIHLNLDDLVRNAKQDTQLRQVQQRLREMQLISRMQSLPERFESTVDLAVESLKLVCGNFTVQVGMVHHLASEGWDEWAHVGKLLSREQVEQYLAHVKDNHSTWINNSFSSKGEDGKRATYNSVACLPIFVDEHLYGALTLCNFNSNRYFDRQDQDTLNLISRQLGSQLQQLKHRENLLKMSTTDSLTGLLNRQALLARLEQELVMFEQQADTYHCSLAYIDLDNFKIVNDLLGHDVGDKVLSAFSDLLVDTMRAGDIVARWGGDEFVVVFPSAKHDQAKLTAERLLANLHKKNYFKDQLRDWAEKPDLVDSLPDLSCSIGITDCGGVEHSDLNEDWLLKQADRALYRAKAEGKGRVSVMSLSKEFELD